In Trichoderma asperellum chromosome 1, complete sequence, a single window of DNA contains:
- the COQ4 gene encoding Ubiquinone biosynthesis protein (BUSCO:EOG092D3QDK): MDAPLIRVGHGLRATASAPGLASRSILGASRPAICHPSRATALTATAAVRHFSALNRPPPKYPGHVPLTKIEQAGMAIGSGIMSLFNPYRADLIATLGEATATPYFIYRLRDAMLAHPTGRRILRLRPRISSKTLSIPALRALPANTVGRAYVEWLDREGVSPDTRSQVKYIDDEECAYVMQRYRECHDFYHALTGLPTVREGEVALKAFEFANTLLPMTGLSMLAVATLKPAERRRFFGVYMPWAVKNGVRSKDIINVFWEEELERDVEDLRRELGIEQPPDLRAIRKREKEEKRRLKEMRAKGF, translated from the exons ATGGACGCGCCACTGATTAGAGTCGGACATGGGCTTCGGGCTACGGCTTCAGCACCAGGACTGGCTTCAAGATCAATATTGGGTGCCTCAAGACCTGCAATCTGCCATCCGTCTAGGGCCACAGCATTGACTGCAACTGCCGCAGTTCGCCATTTCTCTGCGCTCAACCGGCCACCGCCCAAGTATCCAGGCCATGTGCCTCTGACCAAGATAGAGCAGGCTGGCATGGCCATTGGATCCGGCATCATGTCGCTGTTCAATCCCTACCGCGCCG ATCTCATAGCCACCCTTGGCGAAGCTACGGCAACCCCTTACTTTATCTACCGCCTTCGCGACGCCATGCTCGCACATCCCACCGGCCGCCGCATCCTTCGCCTGCGTCCTCGGATCAGCTCCAAGACTCTGTCCATCCCAGCCCTGCGCGCCCTGCCCGCCAACACTGTGGGCCGCGCCTACGTCGAGTGGCTGGACCGCGAGGGCGTGTCTCCAGATACTCGCTCGCAGGTAAAGTACATTGACGACGAGGAGTGCGCCTACGTGATGCAGCGGTACCGTGAGTGTCATGACTTTTACCACGCATTGACGGGTCTGCCCACGGTTCGAGAGGGAGAGGTGGCGCTCAAGGCCTTTGAATTCGCCAACACGCTGCTGCCCATGACGGGTCTCAGCATGCTGGCCGTGGCCACGCTGAAGCCGGCCGAGAGGCGACGCTTTTTCGGGGTGTACATGCCGTGGGCGGTTAAGAACGGCGTAAGGAGCAAGGACATAATCAATGTCTTttgggaggaggagctggagagagatgTAGAGGACCTGAGAAGAGAGCTGGGAATTGAGCAGCCGCCGGATCTGAGAGCGATTCGCAAgcgagagaaggaggagaagaggcggTTGAAGGAAATGAGAGCCAAGGGCTTCTGA
- a CDS encoding uncharacterized protein (BUSCO:EOG092D4S06), whose amino-acid sequence MDESELEQIRKARLEQLKAQGGGGGGGGGARSGGGSGQEERQRQQAEEARQQILNQILHPEAADRLGRIRLVKEQRATDVENRLITLAQTGQLRQKVTEEQLKELLTAVADNEQHEKIVVSRRKGWDDDDDDLLDL is encoded by the exons ATGGACGAATCAGAGCTGGAACAG ATCCGAAAAGCTCGTCTTGAGCAGCTCAAGGCGCaaggaggaggtggtggcggcggcggaggtgcTCGCTCTGGCGGCGGTTccggccaagaagagaggcAGAGACA ACAAGCCGAAGAAGCCCGCCAGCAGATCCTCAACCAGATCCTGCACCCCGAAGCTGCGGACCGCCTCGGACGCATCCGCCTCGTCAAGGAGCAGCGCGCAACCGACGTCGAGAACCGCCTGATTACGCTGGCGCAGACCGGTCAGCTGCGGCAGAAAGTGACGGAAGAACAGCTCAAGGAACTGTTGACGGCGGTGGCGGACAACGAGCAGCATGAGAAGATTGTTGTGAGTAGGCGCAAGGGTTgggacgatgacgatgatgatttgCTGGATCTATAA